Proteins from one Mercurialis annua linkage group LG7, ddMerAnnu1.2, whole genome shotgun sequence genomic window:
- the LOC126655434 gene encoding polygalacturonase 1 beta-like protein 3 produces the protein MPTHPFTSVFFFLVLLCVSFLLTVSSAAGRGLLAADSPLTPKASLIRYWNKEIHTNLPKSPLILSKASPLNAIDAAVFTKLAAQNALSTQLPAFCSSAKLFCFPDLAASLEKYDKDTTFAGYSDKNFTNYGSGLAGGFNTFKNYSDNENLPVNSFRRYGRDGTGRDEKFSSYAPNGNVIDQSFNTYGTGATGGTGEFKNYAEQVNVPNLRFTSYSDSSNAKHQSFSSYSGDTNSGDERFSSYGKNGNGVPNIFKGYGENSNVMGSDFSNYGENANGELDNFTSYGFNGNVPQNNFNNYGEQGNVGVSSFDSYRDQSNVGDDSFQSYAKDSNAGKVNFKNYGKSFNEGTDTFKGYGGKAATGQEIGFKIYGVNNTFKEYSKKGVSFAKYTNLTSTPSAEATTMKASGSSVNKWVEPGKFFRESNLKKGTVMPMPDIKDKMPQRSFLPRSITSKLPFSTSNIAQLKQTFHALDNSTMEKIISDALHECERASSPGETKRCVSSGEDMIDFATSVLGRNVAARTTENVNGSKKKILIGSVKGINGGKVTKSVSCHQSLYPYLLYYCHSVPKVRVYEADILDPTSKAKINHGVAICHLDTSSWSPTHGAFAALGSAPGGVEVCHWIFENDLTWTIAD, from the exons ATGCCAACTCACCCCTTTACCTCTGTCTTCTTCTTCCTCGTGCTTCTCTGCGTCTCATTCTTGCTTACT GTAAGTTCCGCCGCCGGCAGAGGTTTACTAGCCGCCGATAGCCCACTCACACCAAAAGCATCACTTATCCGCTACTGGAACAAAGAGATCCACACCAATTTACCAAAATCGCCCCTCATTTTATCAAAAGCTTCTCCTTTAAATGCCATAGACGCCGCCGTTTTCACCAAACTGGCAGCGCAAAACGCACTCTCCACCCAACTCCCCGCCTTCTGCTCCTCCGCAAAACTCTTCTGCTTCCCTGATTTAGCCGCCAGTCTTGAAAAATACGATAAAGACACCACCTTTGCTGGCTACTCCGATAAAAACTTCACCAATTACGGCTCTGGCTTAGCCGGCGGATTCAACACTTTCAAGAACTACTCCGATAACGAAAATCTCCCGGTCAATTCCTTTCGCCGCTACGGCCGTGATGGCACTGGTCGTGATGAAAAGTTTTCCAGTTATGCCCCCAATGGAAATGTAATTGACCAAAGCTTTAACACTTACGGCACCGGAGCCACCGGTGGTACTGGTGAGTTCAAGAATTACGCTGAGCAAGTGAATGTGCCAAATCTACGGTTCACTTCTTATTCCGATAGCTCCAATGCAAAACACCAGTCTTTTTCCAGCTACAGCGGCGATACAAATTCCGGGGATGAAAGATTCAGTAGCTACGGGAAGAATGGAAATGGGGTGCCTAATATTTTCAAAGGGTACGGAGAGAATTCAAATGTGATGGGCTCTGATTTCAGTAATTACGGAGAGAATGCTAATGGGGAGTTGGATAATTTCACTTCTTACGGATTCAACGGCAATGTtcctcaaaataattttaacaattacgGTGAACAAGGAAATGTCGGTGTGTCCAGTTTCGATTCTTACAGAGACCAATCTAATGTCGGAGATGACTCGTTTCAGTCTTATGCTAAAGACTCAAATGCAGGCAAGGTTAATTTCAAGAATTACGGCAAATCTTTCAACGAAGGTACTGATACATTCAAAGGGTACGGTGGTAAAGCTGCAACTGGACAAGAAATTGGATTCAAGATCTATGGAGTTAACAACACTTTCAAAGAGTACTCCAAAAAGGGTGTCTCTTTTGCTAAATACACCAATTTAACTTCAACTCCATCTGCAGAAGCGACTACAATGAAAGCCAGTGGCAGTTCCGTAAATAAGTGGGTTGAGCCGGGCAAATTCTTCCGTGAATCAAATCTTAAGAAGGGGACCGTCATGCCGATGCCTGACATTAAAGATAAAATGCCTCAAAGGTCGTTTTTACCCCGGTCTATTACGTCAAAATTACCATTCTCTACCTCTAATATTGCTCAACTCAAACAAACTTTTCACGCCTTGGATAACTCTACAATGGAGAAAATAATCTCCGACGCTCTACACGAATGCGAGAGAGCCTCTAGCCCCGGTGAGACCAAGCGCTGTGTTTCCTCCGGAGAGGATATGATTGACTTCGCCACCTCAGTCTTGGGCCGCAATGTGGCGGCGCGTACGACTGAAAATGTAAACGGCTCGAAGAAGAAGATTCTGATCGGGTCAGTGAAAGGAATCAACGGTGGAAAAGTTACAAAATCAGTATCTTGTCATCAGAGTTTGTATCCTTACCTTCTTTACTATTGTCATTCGGTTCCTAAAGTTCGGGTTTACGAAGCGGATATTTTGGATCCGACTAGTAAGGCTAAGATCAACCACGGTGTTGCCATTTGTCATTTGGATACTTCCTCTTGGAGCCCCACCCATGGAGCTTTTGCAGCTTTGGGTTCGGCTCCGGGTGGGGTTGAAGTTTGCCACTGGATCTTTGAGAATGATCTGACTTGGACTATAGCAGATTAA